From Cardiocondyla obscurior isolate alpha-2009 linkage group LG09, Cobs3.1, whole genome shotgun sequence, one genomic window encodes:
- the LOC139105480 gene encoding juvenile hormone epoxide hydrolase 2-like, producing the protein MDCLLCSAIFLGCIAMLFVFVRRNFSSRTKVPKLPETWWTPGTENAADHYIRSYKVTFTEEVVKDLKYRLNHTRPLTPPLKNVAWTYGTNTDALSKFLDYWANNYNFEEREKHINQYPQFKTNIQGLDIHFIRVKPSNKDGKSVLPLLIVHGWPGSIMEFHKIIPLLTSPRPEHDFVFDVVAPSLPGFGFSTAATIPDLSAAHMSVVLKNLMLRLGYDKYYVQGGDWGATVIQTMSCLYPQHVLGMHSNLCLALNKWTLLKKAFSSFLPWTKTKKGPSFSLFGETGYYHIQATKPDTVGVGLNDSPAGLAAYIIEKFSTGTNPAYKYRTDGGFLEKFTYDELIDNLMIYWVSNSITTAMRIYAEQYTKSNRSLMESLESAPVKVASTCAQFPHEIMEQTPKELRKRFVNLLRITKMPRGGHFAALEEPELLADDIWISVNEMMKWNEKNRETIICEHEESKHNS; encoded by the exons ATGGATTGTCTTCTGTGCAGCGCGATTTTCCTCGGATGCATCGCGATGCTATTTGTTTTTGTAAGAAGGAACTTTTCATCTCGCACGAAAGTGCCTAAGCTACCGGAAACTTGGTGGACACCTGGTACTGAGAATGCCGCTGACCATTATATCAGATCGTACAAAGTTACTTTTACTGAGGAG GTcgtaaaagatttaaaataccGATTAAACCACACTAGACCTTTGACACCACCATTGAAAAATGTTGCCTGGACATATGGTACAAATACTGATGCCttaagtaaatttttagattactgggcaaataattataattttgaagaGCGTGAGAAGCACATAAATCAATATCcacaatttaaaacaaatattcaaG GTTTGGATATTCACTTTATCCGTGTAAAACCAAGTAATAAAGATGGAAAAAGTGTTTTACCATTGTTAATTGTACATGGATGGCCTGGCTCTATAATGGAATTTCACAAGATTATTCCGTTACTTACTTCACCAAGACCAGAGCATGATTTTGTGTTTGATGTAGTAGCGCCTTCGTTGCCTGGATTTGGTTTCTCTACCGCAGCTACTATACCTGATCTTTCGGCTGCTCATATGAGCGTGGTTTTAAAGAATCTTATGCTGAGACTTGGATATGACAAATATTACGTTCAAGGTGGTGATTGGGGTGCTACTGTTATTCAGACTATGTCTTGTCTATATCCACAACA TGTTCTGGGTATGCATTCTAATTTGTGCCTAGCACTTAATAAATGGACTCTGCTGAAAAAAGCGTTTTCATCCTTTTTGCCATGGACGAAAACTAAAAAGGGTCCTAGTTTTTCGTTGTTTGGAGAGACTGGATACTATCACATCCAGGCTACAAAGCCAGATACAGTTG GGGTCGGTTTGAACGATTCACCTGCAGGTTTGGCGGCGTATATCATTGAAAAGTTTTCGACTGGTACAAATCCAGCTTATAAATATAGGACGGACGGTGGGTTTTTGGAGAAATTTACATATGACGAGTTGATCGATAATCTAATGATCTATTGGGTATCAAACAGTATTACCACAGCCATGAGAATATACGCCGAACAGTACACCAAGTCGAACAGATCTCTGATGGAGAGCTTGGAATC agcACCGGTAAAAGTTGCTAGTACTTGCGCGCAGTTTCCTCATGAAATCATGGAGCAAACCCCaaaagaattgagaaaacGATTTGTGAATCTTTTACGTATTACTAAAATGCCTCGAGGTGGCCACTTTGCAGCACTTGAAGAACCTGAATTACTTGCTGACGATATATGGATCTCTGTCAACGAGATGATGAAGTGGAACGAGAAGAATAGAGAGACTATTATTTGCGAACATGAAGAAAGTAAACACAATTCATAA